A part of Miscanthus floridulus cultivar M001 chromosome 6, ASM1932011v1, whole genome shotgun sequence genomic DNA contains:
- the LOC136458264 gene encoding protein RALF-like 33, whose product MARPTRALLLPLLMLLALTATLARASSGDVPAAASLGWDLGVVGAGEDEEFGFPGGDSVARRVLQGGGYLSYGALRRDNVPCSVRGASYYNCRPGGQANPYSRGCSAITRCRG is encoded by the coding sequence ATGGCGAGGCCGACGCGCGCGCTCCTGCTCCCGCTCCTCATGCTCCTGGCGCTGACGGCGACGCTGGCCCGCGCGTCGTCGGGCGACGTGCCGGCGGCGGCGTCCCTGGGCTGGGACCTCGGCGTTGTGGGCGCGGGGGAGGACGAGGAGTTCGGCTTCCCCGGCGGCGACTCCGTGGCGCGCCGGGTGCTGCAGGGCGGCGGCTACCTCAGCTACGGCGCGCTGCGGAGGGACAACGTGCCCTGCTCCGTCCGGGGCGCCTCCTACTACAACTGCCGCCCCGGCGGGCAGGCCAACCCCTACTCCCgcggctgctccgccatcacgcGCTGCCGCGGCTGA